The following are from one region of the Flavobacteriaceae bacterium UJ101 genome:
- a CDS encoding putative HTH-type transcriptional regulator YdzF (Contains 1 HTH hxlR-type DNA-binding domain.) — translation MRKLESTNFENEKFLEYDCPFMTTLRFIGKRWKPAVLWKISEKNIRFKQLKMALPYISDKMLSNTVSELEADGMITKIVYKEVPLRVEYELTDFGRSILPILKEMNKWGTTIKEKIRA, via the coding sequence ATGCGAAAATTAGAATCAACCAATTTTGAAAATGAAAAATTTTTAGAATATGATTGTCCTTTCATGACAACATTACGTTTTATTGGTAAAAGATGGAAGCCAGCTGTATTATGGAAAATTAGTGAGAAAAATATTCGTTTTAAGCAACTTAAAATGGCATTACCTTATATTAGTGATAAAATGCTTTCTAATACAGTTAGTGAACTAGAAGCGGATGGAATGATCACAAAAATAGTATACAAAGAAGTTCCTCTTCGAGTAGAATATGAATTAACTGATTTTGGGCGTAGTATTTTACCTATTTTAAAAGAAATGAATAAATGGGGAACTACTATAAAGGAAAAAATTAGAGCTTAA